GTGTGGGCTTGGAGCGACATTTAGTATAATTCTTCAAGACTTCTTCACCATCATTAAATGAGCAGAGGTAGTCATTATAATACCGATGGTAGTTTGCtggaaacaaaacactaaaGCTGGTTCTCATGAAGATATGTTTCAGGAATCAATTACAAAATGAGAGTCTCCTGTGCCTCTAAGaccataataaaaataaacaaaaggtaAAAATTATACACTCAAATGTTGTCATTAAGGCTAAACATCTCAAGTCTTTAGGCAGTCAAATCTATGCATACCTCTTACTACAAATAGAGAACTGAGATCTCAAAACAGTCAAGGATAAGACAGCATAAAATGTTatcatatacattattttataatgcgtttaataaaaaaattcatGCTGCAAACCctaaaacatattttcagtCAAAAGCCTTCATAGACAAATTCAATAAGAACAAATTAAACTAGAACAATATTAGGCAAAGGAAATCCGTGACTTCAGTTCCATTATACAAAAGGTGCCTTTTGTGAACCCTCTTCGGTCTTTGCAAATAATTCTGCCACCACGGATTGTCTAATTAGCTGCAACACAGTAAGTTAGTGGGGAAAGGGAGGGAGCACGGCCCTTATCTCCGTAGACTACAGCACTCATGGTTAAATGGTCTGCATAGATTAGCTAGACGAGACCCTAACCGAGGCAAGAATAAAGCAGACATTAACATATTATTCCGGGATGTATTAACTTTAAAACAAGACCATTTTAAAACTCTCTCAGTGTGCTGACTCGATTCTGATCTAAAATCTCTGCACTGGAGTGACTTTAAACAGGTTATTTGGAGAGGCTAAGCTAACGTGCAGTCAAACCATAACTTAACTAACcttaacctagctaggttaccTAGCTAATTGTCCATCTACCTTCACGTACAGTTAAGTATTATTGATGACAAATGATGACAAATACTTGACTGACATAATTATCACTAGCGAATATTGCATGTTTAAAAAGGACCAAATGTGCGTTCTCTGATCTTTACATAATTAGCTAGGTAGGTTAATTAGCTGGCTAGCCTGCCAGTCAGAAAATAACACTGTTGGTCACGGTCGTTGGCTCGCgtgagctaacctagctaacagctagctagttggttaaatgtcaaagtgtgcagggaGGTTTAGTTAGCTAACGACACCAGTGTTAGGGGCCACCTAATAGGTATATAAAAAGACGATAGTTTAATGAATTTTGGCCACAGCTAATATTGCTGTTAGACAAATCACCGCTTGATCTCATCCAGTCAGAAAAGGCAACTACTTGCATGAAATATATTATACTTCCAAACAAGGGAGCTTACCTTGATCTGAGGAAGTGAACGCCATGATGACTTCTGAAATTAACACGATTCCACTAGCTCGTACCATGGAAACACCTCCCTGAGAGTCATCCAATCGCAAGATCATCTCTATGGAAACACCTCTCCTGATAGTCGTCCAATCATTCCATTCACTTGGCCCATGGAAACGCCTCCCTGAGACTCGTCCAATCATTCCACTTTCTCGGACCATGGGAGCGCCTCCCTGAGAGTCGTCCAATCACAACATCATCTTTATGACGCAATCCTACCACTTCCGACCATGGCGTAACAACAGGCGCCGGAAGTCAGGGGGGAAATGTTGCAGTTATAAACCTTCCCTGGCGTGACTTTTATACATGGCTAAAAGTAGTCGGTCGTCGAATCGCCAGTCACAGctaaaataacactttttttttcttatttaataatTTGTAAATTTGAAAAAGAATGCTGGAACATAGTAGATGTATATGCCCGTATGGGAAGTAGAAATGATGGCAAACTAACCCGGTAAGTTTATGTTGTCTAAAATGCGGTCAAATAAGCTGTCATCATGTAGCGTTAGGTTAGCTAGGATAACTACTTATATCGTTGCTGCTACACGCGAAAGGACAAGAGAAGGGGAAaacatgaattattcatttgttaCATTCATTGTTATATGTATCAGCTGATGTGATCTGGGTGTTAGATGTGAAAGTCTGGATTGAACATACGAGATACATTCACACTCTAGTCCCTGGTGGTAGACATGGCGCTAGATCACTGTCTTGTACACCCTTACCACGAAGAGGTCATGATCGTGCTAGTTGAGCCAATCCCACTATAGCTAAATAATGCCAAAATTATTATCCACTGTATTATTCGACCTTTCATCAATGTAAACTTTcatcttattttgttttggtatAAGCACTTGACCAGAGGTAGTTATGTTGCCCTTTGGACAGTCTGATGGCTTTTGAATCCCACATTAATCATGTTAATATGCTGGACGTGTCATATGAGGACCTTTGATCTTGTGACTACCCATTAAGTAATGTTAGCAGTAGTCAGAATGCTCAAAAGACTTCTTTGACCTAAATGTCATCTTCACATTTATGTACTGTTTACTTGCCAGTCTTGGGGTCAACTGAATTTTTCATGAGGTAGTaaatttaatttggtttttGACCCCCTACTCATGTTAGTCTCTTGACCTAATTCACTGTGTCTCTCTAGGTTGATAGGCAGAGGTGGTGTGAGGCCTGTCAGATGAAGGTTGCCATCAGCTGGCACGATGCAGCAGAAACGGAACATCCGGATCATAGAATGGGAGGACCTGGACAAGAGAAAGTTCTACTCTCTCGGCATGTTCATGACCTTGACCACGCGTGCCACCGTCTACCCCTTCACGCTGATCCGAACTCTACTGCAGGTACAGAAGGGCAAGTCGCTCTACAATGGCACTTTCGATGCCTTCTGTAAGATCCTGAAGGCAGAAGGGGTGCGGGGACTGTACCGGGGCTTTATGGTCAATACCTTCACCCTGATCTCAGGCCAGGCCTACATCACCACCTACGAGCTGGTGAGGAAGTATGTGTCCCAGTATTCCTCCAGCAACACCCTCAAATCTCTGGTGGCAGGTGGCTCAGCCTCGCTGGTGGCCCAGAGCATCACAGTACCCATTGACGTGGTCTCCCAGCAGCTCATGATGCAAGGGCAAGGGGAACATCTCGCACGCTTTAAGATCAAGCCCAAACTGGCTGTGGCCACATCTAAGCATAAAGTGACCTTTGGACAGACCAGAGACATTATGGTCCAGGTATTCGCAGCAGATGGCTTTCGGGGCTTTTACCGTGGCTATGTGGCATCACTCCTCACCTACATCCCTAACAGTGCTGCCTGGTGGCCTTTTTATCACTTTTATGCAGGTAAAAAATCCACTGCCTCAGACAGAACTTTTGTATGGCAATTCCCATATGGAAAATCAGTGTTGAGCCTCTGATGAACTCTCCTAGGCAGTATGTATGATTTGATTTAATGACCAGTTTCAGATCCCTGGTGTGCATGTTGTGACATGTCTTGGCTCATTGGGGAGCTGTTATTCTCTGTGTCCTCTGCTTACCATTGTGGCTGAGGCTTGATAGTACTTGTATAATCCAATTATTTCTCAAAGCCTAAAAACCATTCATTTGCAGAGGTTACTAACAGGTTGATGTGAAAACAGTAAAAGGGAAGGGAATTCGTGAAGTTCAGTCCTGGATTGCATCTTTCTAGACTCTAGTGGTCAGGTTCAtttgtgttctgtttaaatACGCTTTTCATGACTGTGTATCAGGGATGTTGTGTTGAAGCCAAGAAGAATGTGATCAAAAACACAAGCTTTGTGAAAGTCTCACATTTTTAGAGTTTTCAAGATTATAAAACAACATAGTCACATTCAGTCAAAttctgattaaaacaaaaatggaagagACTGGATGAAGCACTGTTTATGCAGAAAGTATAGGTATTCAGCCATTTACTTGATCTGAATAACCAGCATCTTTAACTGTTTTCATATTGTAAGCATAGTACAGACCTCGAAGGAACCCTCtacttttaaacttttacagGTACAGAGTTCTTCTGGCCCTGTGGTGAGCCCATGTACTAAGTGTTGACTGATGCAGTGCTTGATGTGTATTGAAACAGAACAGCTGTCCTGGCTGGCCCCCTGCAGCTGTCCGCACCTCCTGCTGCAGGCTGTGGCTGGGCCAATGGCTGCAGCAAGCGCCTCTGTCCTCACCAACCCCATGGATGTGGTGAGAGCTCGTGTGCAGGTAAACCCAATGCCAGGCAACTGTGTCGCTGATTGGTCATTCATTAGCAAGAGAAAAGACTCAGATTTTATCATCTagagagaaaatgtaattgATTGTTTAATCATTGTAATAGCACATGACAAGCTCTGGTAGAACATAAGGTCCCTTGGCACATTAATTGATCACTGATTAAAGTAAACAAGGTTTTGTTGTAGTCAGTAGAGTTGTGGCTAACATTTACTCTTGAATTTTAATATATCACCATCTAATATTTCTCCTGCAATAATGTGTTTATTGAAATAGCTTAGGTCTATGTAAACTCATGTGTGTGATATAGAAAAGCACAAGGCATAAAACTAACTAATAAAAAAAGCTagaaaaagtatataaaaaattaaaacaatgccACAACACAATTATTGGCACCCTTTAATCAATTTGAAACAAAGGACAAAATCAGACTAATTTCTAATTGGACTCACCTGTCTACAAATTGTCAGGGCTCACATGACTTTAATTAGCCTAAAAATtgaggctgtggtgtttaaagggCAAGTTTTATTCCCTGTTCAAAATGGTGAAggtgaaatgtaattattatgaaGCACATGCAGTCTAAAGTATATTAAGACTATCACCAAAGACCTTGGCAGCCTTACCTAAGTTATTTGAAATGGTATCAAAAAGTTTGCTACTCAGAGAATGGGCAAGAACCTTCCAGGATGTGGTGTAAAGAGGAACACTGATGATAGAACCCTGTGAACATTGGTTCAAGAGGGGGTGATGGGATACAACTA
This region of Electrophorus electricus isolate fEleEle1 chromosome 2, fEleEle1.pri, whole genome shotgun sequence genomic DNA includes:
- the slc25a44a gene encoding solute carrier family 25 member 44a isoform X2; translation: MKVAISWHDAAETEHPDHRMGGPGQEKVLLSRHVHDLDHACHRLPLHADPNSTAGGSASLVAQSITVPIDVVSQQLMMQGQGEHLARFKIKPKLAVATSKHKVTFGQTRDIMVQVFAADGFRGFYRGYVASLLTYIPNSAAWWPFYHFYAEQLSWLAPCSCPHLLLQAVAGPMAAASASVLTNPMDVVRARVQVEGRSSVIETFRQLLAEEGMWGLTKGLSARIISSAPTSILIVIGYETLKRLSLRPELVNTRHW
- the slc25a44a gene encoding solute carrier family 25 member 44a isoform X1 is translated as MQQKRNIRIIEWEDLDKRKFYSLGMFMTLTTRATVYPFTLIRTLLQVQKGKSLYNGTFDAFCKILKAEGVRGLYRGFMVNTFTLISGQAYITTYELVRKYVSQYSSSNTLKSLVAGGSASLVAQSITVPIDVVSQQLMMQGQGEHLARFKIKPKLAVATSKHKVTFGQTRDIMVQVFAADGFRGFYRGYVASLLTYIPNSAAWWPFYHFYAEQLSWLAPCSCPHLLLQAVAGPMAAASASVLTNPMDVVRARVQVEGRSSVIETFRQLLAEEGMWGLTKGLSARIISSAPTSILIVIGYETLKRLSLRPELVNTRHW